TGACGTGACCGCCGCCAATGAAGGTGGAGAGCAGGCGGGCGCGAACGGCGCCGTGAGCGCCAGTGGAGAGGGCACCACCGGCGAGGAGCAGACCAGCACGACTGAGGGGAGTGCCACCGACACCGACACGGCCGGCTCGACCGGGGAGCAGCCGGCAGAGACGGCGGCCGCCGCCGAGACGCAGGGCGACGCCAGCGCGGGCGAGAAGACCTACGCGGCTGTGGGCTGCGCCGGGTGCCACGGCGCGAACGGCCAGGGTGTGGTCGGGCCGAGCCTCGTGGCGGCGAACGGCCCCAAGGACTGGACGCTGGCGGAGTTCACCACGGCGCTGCGTGAAGGCAAGACGCCCGAGAAGGAACTGGCCGCCACGATGCCCCGCTTCACCGACGCGCAGATCACGGACAGCGACATCGCGAACCTCCAGGCGTACATCAAGACCCTGAACTGAACACCGCAGTTTGAGGCGGCCCCAGTACTCCTGGGGCCACCTCTCTACTTTCCGTGATCAGATGGGGTAGTACGCGCGGGGCTGGCCCTGCACGAAGTCGCGGGTGGGCACCCAGATCAGCGGGTTGCGTTCCTCGACCTCAGGAGGTGGGCCGTAGCGGACCAGGGATTCCACCTGCGCGAACGGCACCCACTTCACGCCGACGACCTCGGGGTCGGTGGGGTCGATCTCGCCGTGGAAGGTGGCGGTGAAGCGGCCGAAGATGGCGTAGCACTCGTTGCGGGTGCCGGTCAGCAGTTCGCCTTCGAGCAGGCTGACGAACATCAGGTCCGTGACGGTCAGGCCAGTCTCGACGAGCACCTGACGGACGGCGGCGTCCCCGAGGGTCTCGCCGGGCAGGGCCTTGCCGCCGGGCAGGCCGTAGAAGATGCTGCCGTCGTCCATGCGTTCCTCGACGAGCAGCAGGTGCCCGTCCCGGACGAGGTACACGTGCGCGGCACGTTTCAGGGGCAGGGTGCGCGACAGGTGGCTCATGTGCCCGGCAGTCTAGCGCGCCCCGGTTCCTGCAGCAGGCTCAGGACGTCGTCCGGCAGGCGCGCGGGGCGGTAGGTCTGGTCGGTGGCGATGTGGCGGGTCTCGCCCGTCGCGAGGAGTTCTTCGCCACGCAGCACCTCGTACGTGAAGGTCAT
The Deinococcus sedimenti DNA segment above includes these coding regions:
- a CDS encoding NUDIX domain-containing protein; amino-acid sequence: MSHLSRTLPLKRAAHVYLVRDGHLLLVEERMDDGSIFYGLPGGKALPGETLGDAAVRQVLVETGLTVTDLMFVSLLEGELLTGTRNECYAIFGRFTATFHGEIDPTDPEVVGVKWVPFAQVESLVRYGPPPEVEERNPLIWVPTRDFVQGQPRAYYPI
- a CDS encoding c-type cytochrome, which translates into the protein MKNTFVVSMALLLALTIGGSIVGFKNATTPHHSEEKGHEETKAPSMGSEEAPSPNSASTGAEAAAGTTGDVTAANEGGEQAGANGAVSASGEGTTGEEQTSTTEGSATDTDTAGSTGEQPAETAAAAETQGDASAGEKTYAAVGCAGCHGANGQGVVGPSLVAANGPKDWTLAEFTTALREGKTPEKELAATMPRFTDAQITDSDIANLQAYIKTLN